A region of the Gemmatimonadota bacterium genome:
GTGACAGCGAGGTTCACTCGCGCTGCGTCGGCACCAAGGATTCCCGCGCCGTACGTGAGATCAACTTCCCCATTGCGCCCGAAGCCCTCGCAACGGAGCCCGCTGACGCCATCTAGTGCGATAAGTCGAGCGTCAAGCGTCGTGACAAACACGCGCGTGGCGCAGGGTGACGTCTTGGTGACAAGCGAGTCGTCCCAGACGGCAACCCCCCGAGCGACGAAGCCCTCGGGATTGCTCTCGCTTCGCGCAATGCGTGGATCGAATGTCCAGCGGATGGCGCCGCTACTTGGATCGAGAGCAATCACGCGGTTGAAGGGGTCGCGACGAACAACATGCGGTGGTGCATGACCGCAGTCGTTTCGAAACGGTAGCTTGGAAGCGCGGCAGCGGATGCACGAGTAGGTGTCCTGTCAGCTGGGAATTGTTCACCCACTCTGATTGGCCAGTCGCCCGTACGTTGCACCCAAACGCGACGAAGATGCTTCACGTTCGCTCGCGAAATGATCGGCGCCGGGGAGTATCTGGTGCCGGTCAACTCGCCTGAGACCGTGCCCCACTCGAGATCGCCTGACGCCCCGCTTGGAGCCGCCCGCTGGTTGCAGCTCACGGTCGCACTGACCAGCAAGGCGCCGATCGCTCGGCGCGACCAATTACCGCGCGCACGCAGGTGGCGTGAGGACGATGCCTCTTGTGCACCGCTGTTCTCCGCTGACATGATTAATGGGTCGAGGCAGCGAACGCCTTTCGGTTCGTCTGGGGCTCGGCGCACTCCGTAGCGAGACATCGAGTGAGGGGAGGGGAGGGGAAGTGGGCGGTGAGACGAGGACGAGCATCATCGGGCTTTTGGACACCGATGCCCAACGTACGGCCGTCGTTCGCGCCGTGGCAGCACTACGCAGTGGCAAGATCTACCACGACACTTTCGAGTTTGTCGGTGATGTGCGCTTTGGCGCGCCCGCATGTGTGGTGGTCGGAACGATGGACCCCAAAGGGGAATCGACCGTACCCCTGGTCGGACGCATAACGCGAGATCATCCTCGCACTGGCATCATCGCCGTGTGCGACACGACGTCGCCCAGCATTCAGCAACTCATGCACCTCGCACGTGCAGGTGGGGATGAAGTGATGCTGACATCCATGGCATCTCTTGCTGAGCTATCCGCAGCCGTCGATCGAGCCTGCGCTCGCCGACGGGCGGTATCGGACTGGCAACGCATCGCGCCGCACGTCCCCACGCAGTTCCACGACCTCTTCGAGTTCTGCTTCGGTTCAACGAACGGACACCCGAGCGTAGAGGCACTGGCGAACTACCTCGATATCGACCGCTCCACGCTGGCGTCGCGACTGCGCACTGCGGGCTTGCCACCCGCGCGTACGATTCTATCGTGGTCGCGTCTGCTGTCGGTCACAGAAACCGTAGCGGAATCGCGAATGCCGCTCGAGCAGGCAGCCCTTCGAGCGGGCTTCAGCTCAGCGTCGAGACTGCGCGCGTTCACTCAGCGTATGGTGGGTATGGGTCCGCGAGCCCTGGCGAACGTTGGAGCGGAGTACGTGTTCGACAAGTTGTTCCGCGTGTTGGCGGGAGACGATTCGGACGAGCGTCCAGTTTCGGACACTGGCAGCAGAGAAGTCGGCGAGCGCTGATCGTC
Encoded here:
- a CDS encoding helix-turn-helix transcriptional regulator encodes the protein MAALRSGKIYHDTFEFVGDVRFGAPACVVVGTMDPKGESTVPLVGRITRDHPRTGIIAVCDTTSPSIQQLMHLARAGGDEVMLTSMASLAELSAAVDRACARRRAVSDWQRIAPHVPTQFHDLFEFCFGSTNGHPSVEALANYLDIDRSTLASRLRTAGLPPARTILSWSRLLSVTETVAESRMPLEQAALRAGFSSASRLRAFTQRMVGMGPRALANVGAEYVFDKLFRVLAGDDSDERPVSDTGSREVGER